One genomic region from Xyrauchen texanus isolate HMW12.3.18 chromosome 16, RBS_HiC_50CHRs, whole genome shotgun sequence encodes:
- the LOC127656857 gene encoding ectodysplasin-A receptor-associated adapter protein-like isoform X2, producing MSLRSNYPVQVTDPQDMRDPVTLKLSSVPPGYLTPLADRIQQPVENDGKKFIPSASVSSDFSKDLTSCKECLCSAPPPKISDLMNDEDLLYTLRLKLDPTHCIVKNWKNFASRWGMSYDELTLLEQRTHGSTYHSPTQEFLLRYNQKPVKELTELCQIYQRIDVLRLLQRWMENDWPLRWQKAN from the exons ATCCTGTGACCCTGAAGCTCAGCTCAGTTCCCCCTGGTTACTTGACTCCACTGGCAGACAGGATACAACAG CCTGTGGAAAATGATGGGAAGAAATTTATTCCATCTGCTTCTGTTTCATCAG ACTTTAGCAAAGACCTTACATCCTGTAAGGAGTGCTTGTGTTCCGCCCCTCCTCCCAAAATCAGTGACTTGATGAACGACGAAGATCTTCTGTACACACTGAGGCTGAAGCTGGACCCGACTCACTGCATTGTAAAAAACTGGAAGAACTTTGCGAGTCGTTGGGGGATGAGTTACGATGAGCTTACACTTTTAGAGCAGCGCACACACGGATCCACCTACCACAGCCCCACTCAAGAATTCCTATTGCGCTACAACCAGAAACCCGTCAAGGAACTCACCGAACTCTGCCAGATCTACCAGCGCATTGACGTGCTAAGATTGCTCCAGAGATGGATGGAAAACGACTGGCCCTTGCGCTGGCAGAAGGCCAATTAA